In Leptolyngbya sp. FACHB-261, one DNA window encodes the following:
- a CDS encoding polysaccharide deacetylase family protein, which yields MLTNHGRYSYSAIVNRPDYCWPEGKRLAVYIALNLEHFAFGEGLGAELAPGGPQPDILNYAWRDYGNRVGVWRLLELFEQLQLPVSLLVNSSIYDYCPEVVTAFRQRGDEIVAHGRTNSERQSLLSEAEEAALIAEVTQTLKQHEGQAPMGWLGPWISQSWQTPDLLKQAGYRYLLDWCCDDQPIWFKTESGPILAVPYPQEVNDIPAIMARRMGAAEFADLIIDNFDEMREQAKHQPLVFGIALHPYIVGQPFRLRHLRRALQHIVAYTSEIWLTQAGQIAAHIEALPRGTVP from the coding sequence ATGTTGACCAATCACGGGCGTTATTCTTATTCAGCGATTGTCAATCGACCAGACTATTGCTGGCCGGAGGGCAAACGTTTAGCCGTCTATATTGCTCTTAATCTAGAACATTTCGCTTTTGGTGAGGGTTTGGGAGCCGAACTTGCCCCAGGTGGTCCGCAACCAGACATTCTCAACTATGCCTGGCGCGACTATGGCAATCGGGTGGGGGTGTGGCGGCTCTTGGAACTGTTCGAGCAATTGCAGCTGCCGGTGTCTTTATTGGTCAACTCCTCTATTTATGACTATTGCCCAGAAGTTGTAACTGCTTTCCGCCAGCGAGGCGACGAAATTGTCGCTCATGGCCGTACAAATTCGGAGCGTCAGAGCCTGCTCAGTGAAGCAGAAGAAGCAGCGTTAATTGCTGAAGTTACCCAAACTTTGAAGCAGCATGAGGGACAGGCGCCGATGGGCTGGTTGGGTCCCTGGATCTCACAGAGTTGGCAAACACCAGATTTACTCAAACAGGCTGGCTATCGCTACTTACTCGACTGGTGTTGCGATGATCAACCCATTTGGTTCAAGACAGAGTCTGGCCCAATTTTGGCAGTTCCCTATCCTCAAGAAGTCAATGATATTCCTGCAATTATGGCGCGGCGGATGGGGGCTGCTGAATTTGCTGATCTGATTATCGACAATTTTGATGAAATGCGTGAGCAAGCCAAGCATCAGCCTTTAGTATTTGGTATTGCCTTACATCCCTACATTGTGGGTCAGCCTTTTCGGCTCCGGCATTTGCGTCGCGCCCTGCAACATATCGTGGCTTATACCTCTGAGATTTGGCTCACGCAAGCGGGTCAAATCGCAGCTCATATTGAGGCTTTACCAAGGGGTACCGTTCCTTAG
- the hydA gene encoding dihydropyrimidinase translates to MTDVLITGGRIVTAVDDYVADILVRNGKIETIGRQLTAPSAQQHDASGLLIFPGGVDVHTHMEFSLGPSETCDTYETGTRSAAFGGTTTIIDFVLQRQGQSPKQALDDRLALAEPQVCVDYGFHLILTDASIDKLKELPDLINQDGISSFKMFMAYPGILMMDDAAIFRTMRTVGTHGGMVNLHAENGGVIEVLIEEALAQGNTSPKYHALTRPSIMEGEATHRAIRLAELAEIPVYMVHLSAKEALEAVVEARDRGISAFAETCPHYLFLTEEEYERPGFEAAKYVMTPPLRDHHCQQVLWRGLKFDDLQVVSTDHCPFCFNENPYGLHRSKQMGHDDFSKIPNGAPGVELRLPLLFDGGVRSGKISLNRFVQLTSTAPAKLFGLFPSKGTIAVGSDADLVLFDPEQQHVLSAASHHANVDYSLFEGRLVTGKVQKVFLRGNLVVDGENWLGQKGLGRYQKRSASGVF, encoded by the coding sequence ATGACAGACGTATTGATTACTGGTGGGCGCATTGTTACTGCTGTTGATGATTATGTTGCTGATATCCTGGTGCGGAACGGCAAAATTGAAACAATTGGCCGACAGCTTACAGCTCCCTCAGCACAGCAACATGATGCTAGTGGATTGCTGATCTTTCCTGGCGGCGTTGATGTCCATACCCACATGGAATTCTCTCTTGGCCCCTCAGAAACCTGCGATACCTATGAGACAGGAACCCGTTCCGCAGCCTTTGGCGGTACAACCACCATTATTGATTTTGTGCTGCAACGTCAGGGGCAGAGTCCCAAACAAGCTTTAGATGACCGACTAGCTCTAGCGGAACCTCAAGTTTGTGTGGATTATGGTTTCCACTTAATTCTGACTGACGCCAGCATTGATAAGTTAAAAGAACTGCCCGATTTAATCAATCAAGATGGTATTTCCAGCTTCAAGATGTTCATGGCTTATCCTGGCATTTTGATGATGGATGATGCTGCTATTTTCAGAACCATGCGGACTGTCGGAACCCACGGCGGTATGGTCAATCTGCACGCCGAAAACGGGGGTGTGATTGAAGTTTTGATTGAAGAAGCTTTAGCTCAGGGCAATACCTCACCCAAGTATCATGCGCTCACCCGTCCCAGCATTATGGAAGGTGAGGCAACCCATCGAGCCATTCGTCTGGCTGAACTGGCTGAAATTCCGGTCTACATGGTTCATCTATCGGCCAAGGAAGCTTTGGAGGCAGTGGTTGAAGCCCGTGATCGTGGCATTTCTGCTTTCGCAGAAACTTGCCCTCACTACCTATTTCTGACTGAGGAAGAATATGAGCGCCCTGGATTTGAGGCAGCCAAGTATGTGATGACGCCGCCCCTGCGGGACCACCATTGCCAACAGGTGCTATGGCGAGGATTAAAGTTTGACGATCTCCAAGTAGTTTCTACCGACCACTGTCCTTTTTGCTTCAATGAAAATCCTTACGGTCTGCACCGTTCCAAGCAGATGGGACACGATGATTTTTCTAAAATTCCCAATGGGGCTCCTGGGGTTGAGCTGCGCCTTCCTCTCCTCTTCGACGGGGGTGTACGCTCTGGCAAAATCTCACTCAATCGATTTGTCCAACTCACTTCAACCGCACCCGCCAAGTTGTTTGGTCTGTTCCCTAGCAAAGGCACGATTGCCGTTGGCAGTGACGCCGATCTTGTGCTGTTTGATCCGGAGCAACAACACGTTTTGAGTGCAGCGTCTCACCACGCCAATGTGGACTATAGCTTGTTTGAAGGGCGCTTGGTGACGGGTAAAGTTCAGAAAGTTTTTCTGCGAGGCAATCTAGTGGTTGATGGGGAGAACTGGCTGGGACAAAAAGGCTTGGGACGTTACCAAAAGCGCTCAGCTTCAGGCGTCTTCTAG